Sequence from the Zeugodacus cucurbitae isolate PBARC_wt_2022May chromosome 5, idZeuCucr1.2, whole genome shotgun sequence genome:
TTTCGACGCGTTTGGCCATACAATGCCTTCgataaaatctaaatattttgaaactctCGTATACACATCCGGTAGCTGGAAACCACAGTTAGGACCGAATGATACAATACCTGCCAATCTATAATTATAAGTgcttttatcttgaacaatatgtAACGGACCGCCAGAGTTCGCTGCACAAGCATTGCTACCCGGTGAATACGCACATAGCTGTGTATCAACGATGCCACGATTTAGACGATTATCATTAAGGTTAGCGTAAGTGTTATTACATGATTGAAAAGGTGTGTAGTGCAAATTAGCCGCTAACAAACGTTCGGATTGTGCTAAAAGTACAAAGGTAAAgaggaataaataaaataagtaaggaagtgctaagttcgggtcaccgaacatttaatactctcgcaattaattaatttaattttattattaatataacaaacaatgtgacccacatattcgtcatatgtatggcataaagtccattgcaaGTTGTAAACCCTAATATTACGGGTGCATTTTATTAGAAGGaaaatattccctccgaatttcttcaaaatatctgtgaGACTTagttatattttcggtaaaaaatttattagaagctctgaggtcctcatgttcgatatatggggtcctAAAAAGTTTAGTGCTTACTTAATTTATTGTAAAGTAACTGATTCAGATTAATCTctcagttctggtatatgggaagtaggcgtggttgtgaaccgatttggccaatttttataacaaatcattagaatgccaggaaaatattacgaatcgaatttcattgaaaaatggtcgaatagtttcggagatatggtttttgacccataagtggacggagccaagtccatttcaaattttatataccaatttgagtgcagcccttctgtatcatctttttatatagctttagtagtttaggagatatatgtacaaaaaacttagtagagggcgtGACCACTCCCacttaaccaaaaaaattacaaccacatatgccccttcatagtgcgatcctttgtaccaaaatctactttatagctttatttgtggctcagttatggcactttacgtgttttcggttttcgccattttgtgggctcgGCGGTGCGCCGATTTctcccatcttcgaaagcaaccttaatacgtgtaccaagtttcatcaagatatctagcacagacggacggacggacggacggacagacatgcagatttgaactccactcgtcaccctgatcactttggtatatataactctatatctaactcgtttagttttgggtgttacatacaaccgataattgaacaaaaatatcatactctcgtagcaactttgttgcgacagtataaaatgatAATTCCTGAAAGTAGAAAATGGTATTTAGTCGCCTTACTTTTAAATTCAGTTAACCCCCAACCAATTTCAACTAGATCAGCACCATTACGCAATTCAGTTTGATCCGTGTGTAGACAAGTCGGGTACACGTTTTGATTAAATACGGCATCTCCGTCCAGTTCAATTACAGCAATATCATTGTATATACGAGAAACATCATAGTTTGGATGTAAATGGATTTTCTAATAAATGAAACAACTATATTAATGCCGACCCGGAACGTACATATATAGACAATGGCATATACTCACTTTGATATTAATATCCTGTCGAGTTCTCTGTGTTGGATCATTAAAGTCTGTTACGCCCAAAACAACTTTTATTGCCTTTGCCATGTTGCCGTCTACGCAACGCGCAGAAGTGAGCACAAAACGCTTATCTATTAAGCTGCCACTACATCTCGATTCAGGATTATCGTACATAATTCTAGCCATATGGGGGTACTCTGCATAACTGTTTGGTCTTCCTCCAAATAATCCTTGTTCGATTACTTTACAgactgaaatatttttcaaattatcaaTACTCAATTTATTGTGCATTTTATATTATACCCACCTTGATCAGCTGGACGTTccaaagaatttaataaattgttgctaaaataaaatgatataattgattaatgaaaaccaaAATCCATAACATTTACACTgcgcgtcatcaggatagcCAAGACACCACCCCCCCCACCCCCAAACATGCTTGGttgataccaaatattttcacaaccaCAAGCACCAAATTTGTTGGGGTACTTAATTGAATAGTTTTCTtcaaattgttgtaaaatttggGAATAAGAATTATATTATCTGTAGaggaaaaattcaaaatcgaaactgttcataaatatgtacatttttgcaataaaattgcaGAAACTGTGGGAAGGtatcgaaaaataattttcaattttctttgaaataaagaAACTTATGAAAAGAGCTTCAAATATCGCAATCATCGTTGATTTACGGAAGCAGGCGGATCTTGATGACGCAATTTtcgtttgtaaatttttgtacttttttaaaGTATGTtagaaaagttaaaataattttgtagctCTAACCTAAAcactatggaaaatatttggtatcaaCCAAGCATGTTTGGGGTGCTATTCTGATGACGCGCAGTGTATATAAACCTAGATCATAATGCTTAATGCTATCGTATAGCCTGTTGGGAGCTGTGTCCACATAGTTAAAGCGTGCGTTATGTTCaactcagtcagtcagtcagtcagtcggtCTCATGCATAATTAGTTTAAttccaaataaaatgaaatatatgcaaatgttcGCTTATCCATGGAATATCTAATATTGTGATTTTTGTCTTTTCGATTGAGTTTACATCATAGGCATATGTTATAGCCTGTCTGTCTCACCGTCCGTGCCTCCGTTCACAGAGTCTGAAATCTGAGTTTCATTTGCTTATCTCGCATTCTATAGTATATTTACCTCACCTGCTATAGTCATTCTCTCTTGATAATTAATCATATAAGAGTAGTATGAAAATTGGTAAACTCGGATAATtaatacaaatgttttttttttttttaacaacgaAAAATATCAGAAGCCCTATATTTTAAGAACTATAAAAACTTCATTGGTTATTACGAGTATACATGTGATATACTTACGGACAGCAAATAAAGGTTTCAAAATTCCTGAAATCACAAATCGTCAAACCTCCTTTAAACTTTATTCGACAGTTTTGAATACTGGCGCATACTGCTTTATCGTTCGAACATAGGTTATTTCCTAAAAAACAAAGAGTGAAATGatggttttaattaaaaatacaggCCAGTTGGAATAAAAGCAATGTGAAGTGTATAGTGATTGAGCTACGATGAACAATATtacaatatgaaaattattaaaatgtttgttacgtacaaaaaaatcaaagatcTCAAACTAAGCTAAAATACTAGCTATAACTATATAAGATACCTCAATAATGACAATATTTGCACATTCGAACAAATCATTAATGTcaccaaaatttatatttttagaattaattttttttagaagaaaCCTCTCTAGTTATAATAATCTAGTTAATCACATACTGACATACATACCAAAGTTCCAAGCCAAAGTTCCAAGACACCAAGTgtcaaacaaaataattaacaaaattaaaaagcgATTGGGAGCGGTTGCTGCCATTTTTGTAATAGTTCTAGGAATATTTGTACTCGGAAATTAAATTGTCTGTaatgaaaaaagtaattatttttaattttaacaagtaatttagaaaatatgtacaattttatacaaattatcacaaaaattcgtaaataataaaaatattaaaataacaatttagttATTAATCAATTCCAATCACTTCAACCACAGTATTCCAGTATTGAAATTAGATGtaattaaaacatttcaaatacaaatttatatgaatattaagaAGAAACTTTTGTTATCTCAAAGATTTGAAAAACTTCGTGACATTTTAGTTTAACAATAACAATTCTttgtattcaaaatatatacacaaacacattcataattaattaaaaatcataattctTGGAATTTCATTAAATCTTATCGAACGCACAATGATTTCAGTTGGTTTATTAATGCATGTCGATTATGCTAAGAACGTCTTAGAACCGCGTattaattaaacacaatttttactatattttatacaCATTCAACACCTCTTTACCACTGgaacaataaacaatttgagCAGTGAAATTGATTTGAATACTAAAACGTATGACTTTCGAACACTCAATAAATGTTGTCACAAACTCTTCCAAAACTTAACTGGAATGAGAAGCTTGGCTTAAGCAGCGACTATATATAGTAATTCAGGTGCCTGCGCTTCTTTGGTTTATCAGTGTATTATTTAGAATTAGAATGTTGTCATTGgccgaataatttattttatattttatagctaaATTCCAAGAAAAGCTATTTGCTATCAGCTAGCATAATGCGCTAAGAAGATTTGTTAAACATCGTTTTGTGAAAgactataaaaacaagtaaagaaagtttaagttcaaatattatattatcgcAATTTGCAAAATTCAAAGGCGGGTCAACATTTTCAGATGTTAAGAAAAcgttatataaacaagtaaggaagggctaagttcgggtgtcaccgaacgtttaatattctcgcaatttatttaatttttttattaaaataacaaacaattcgactcacatattcggcatatatgtatatggtataaagtccattgaaagtttgaaaaccctaatattaggtatatgggagctatatgaagttatgatccgatttcactcatttttggcacggagacatatagTAGAAACATatttcctccgaatttcttcaacttATCtcagagacttacctatattttcggtaaaaaatttgttagcagcactgaggttctcatatttgctatatagggtcttgaacaCTTAATGACCGATTTCGaggatttttagaagggcgatgccactctttaaatgcagtatttttgcaaagttctgttccgatatcttcactagtgcttactttatatattgtaaagtaaacagttcagatcgacttcaaagttctggtatatgggaataggcgtggttatgaaccgatttggactattttcacaatatatcattgggaagctaggatgatattatgaaccgaatttcactgaaattggtcgagtagtttcgtaGATATGGGCCATAAGTGGgcagaaccacgcccatttaaaattttcatactgaattaaagcatttttattagttttcaacataacctttgtatgggtgggcgtggttataatccgatttcctccatttttggactgtagtacctaaaagaaacgacttaagaaagtttctttgatatagctttagtagcttgcgagatatgtacaaaaaactaagtaggggaggggccacgcccacttccccaaaaaattacatcctcatatgcccctttatagtgggatccttcataccaaattttttctttatttattttcagttattgccattttgtgggcgtggcagtacctatatactctcttagcaacatttgttgcgagagtataaaaatattcataataaaaacatgaaaattacaaataatataataacttaaaatttagttgaaagcaaaaatataaaaattttttcaattaaaaatatcacCACCGAACTTTTGTCAAACCCCCCTCGAATGCAATTATTATTTAGAACACATTTAGTTCATGAAAACAAATCTTGAAAAAGAAAATCTTAACCACAAACGAATTAAACACATAAAACACGAAAATTATACCGCTAAATGCAGCAGAATTCAATTGAACCTAAAACCCCAAAAAGAACGACCAAAAAGTTTGTAAGAAAAATTAAGCAAACAGCAAAATGTGCCGCACACAGAAAAATCAGCAATCAGCAGCAGCCAAATAGTAATTTTACCAAtataattaaacacaatttgtaATTGAAGAGAAACAGCAGCCGTCTAAGTCAACGCCACCGCCGCCTCCACCAACACCGCTGTGGCTGCCACTGCCAACTGCCGCGGGCGCCGCTGCAGGAGCAGTAAATGTCCGAGCAACAATTAAACGGCAATCACCATCATCAACACATGATTAAAGACAAACAAAGCGAGACCATGTGTAACGGGGAGCGGTGGGGTGTTGCGCGTGCTTCCCGAAACCGTCGGGGAGGGCACCGAATGCATTTcaattgcttgttgttgtgtgccacgaattcaaagcaaattattTGCAGATTGTCGTTGCTATCGAGAAACAGAAAtaaccattacaacaacaacaacagcaacaatgaaaaAGAGGAaacgaaaaaatacaattaatctAATTTTAACATCAAACACACGCACgcgaaacaacaataaatatgtgcataaatgCATTTAGAGTAGATTATCGCGCTGCACAGTGGGTGCTATCTGGTCAAGGtgcttgaaattcaatttttttaatattacacaaaattaatatttattcatatgaaattgttttttggCCAACGGAGCTTcttggcaagaaaaaaaaacataagttTTTGCTTAATATATAGCGAATTTCCGCATTTATTTATCCTTTGAAGAGATTTCATGTCAAAGAATGGATGTAGAACCTACTTCTGAAAgtctttataaatatgtataaacgaAATTATAACTGCTTAAATGATACTTTCAgatcaacaaaaattatttttcttcaatagaCTAACTCAGAAAACCTCATGAAAACCTTTTTAGTtggtattttaaagttttcatgggatttaaggctttttttcgtCAACATTTATGAGTCATGCGTTAATTTCAATGCGTGTCaaataaaattgacaaaaactcaaaaacaaatacCAGATTTCGGTCATTAAAAGCTTTAAGCATTTCGAGTTTCGAGGGAAGTAAGTAGTCAGCGGTCAAAAAATTTTCCACAGTTTGTTTTAGCAAATAAATCCCGTTTTTTGGCTATAAGTTGACAGGTGACAGTTGACAGCAGCACGGTTGCATTTAGTGTCAACCAGACAGAACTTATTGAACTACAATTGTAGTGTAGTTAACTGTTGTAGCTGTTAATCggagaaaattactaaaaaaaaatagtatcttataagtaaaatatacGATCCCAAAAATTGGAAATTGGCTCTTCTTCGTCCAAACCCAGGGATATTTTAGTGAAATCGTTTTCAAAGTAAAACAAGAagaaaacgttaacttcggctgaagcgaagctaatatacccttcacaggtgcatttcttttagtaactatgtgtttaagcaaatttaaagacgtaagaaaaagtaagtaaaacaaagaaaacattttactaattcttttttgccgggttgtttgctagaaacattaaggttatatagtttctgaacaatttcttcggagattatattattaccttaagcagtaatccatgtcaaatttcgtgaagatatcacgtcaaatgcgaaaattttccatacaagccattttttacaattttttcggatattaaattatttctatgaacaataactcacaccaaatttcgtgaagatatgtagtaaaatgcggaagttttccatacaagcccttgattccgatcgttcagtttgtatggcagctatatgatatagtggtccgatatcggcagttccgacaaataagcagcttcttgaagagaaaataacatctgtgaaatttcaaaacgatatcttaaaagttgaaggactagttcgtatatatacagacagacagacaaacagacggacatggctaaatcgactaagttcaacatactgatcatttatatatataatttatagggcctccgacgcttccttctgggtgttacaaacatcgtgacaaacttaatataccctgtctgttcagggtataaaaaatctAGGTTCTTAATATTCTTGAACAGCTTggcgttgaaatttttttcatattataaaaCCAGATGGCAACCTCGTAAGCTcatattcaattataaaagcttcttaaatattattaataatatggcAACTCCATAAACAAGTGGTTTCCTTCCTTAGATCTTTATCAATCTGTTATttttacacatacacatttataaatttatttcttaatttagttGTGACGAAAATTTCATAAGAGTGGCAACCTggctgaaattttatttaatttttatttttttatttatattttttttttaaataatacttatGTAGACAccacattttgaaaatttttaattttgggtTTTGaatagattttcaaaaaaaaaattattcagtgTCAGGTGGCAACcaccaaattttttttggaataatgtgtgtgtgtatatatactttCTTTACATGTCTATATTGCAGTATTCAAGAAATAACATTTGAAAACTTACTAATTATtaacatgtggcaacactcttttttttattttttttaatccttttatgataaaattaaatacataaatatttgttgcagattcaaagaaatttcatttcatttctaacATTTACTTgtcaattgttgttatttgctttttacaatatattttaatattcgatTTATTTGCTGAGTGCAAATTTTCCGCACATTACATTTCAAGGCATTTCTGTGCATTCAGCAATATCTCtaattcctcttcttcttctgctgcagttgcttatacatacattcaattcCAGCTCCTTTTTTATACTTAAATGCTTATTACAGCTATTTACAAATACAACGAAGTATTGCGAAGCATTCAATTCAAGCTATTCACCGAATCCAATGCATTTCTTATGTGCAACTTGCAATATAAAATTGCCATGTCCTAGATACAATATATTCAAACGAATGCAACAAAACGCACAACAAAAGCGGCattgttcaatatttgttgttgcaattgttgttgttgttgctattgctgccaGTGCGCTGTCAATAGCATATGACCTATTGAATTCCATACAAATTGTTAGTATTTCGAAGaatgtggtgtgttcaaaaaataacgggaattttcgttttttttttaagtatattgacttttaacaaacgaaaatcgccaagctcataaaaagaGTTCTAATCTTCACGTCTAAATTTTGAGAATTGTTGTCTCTAAacccttgaaattttaatttttgaaattcccgttattttttgaacacacctcttagatatacatacatatactcatatcATACCTGTTTTGTTGTCCACTTGGGGATATGTTTGATACCTAGCCTGGTATTTGCACTGTGTAATATGGCTATAATAACTCATGTAGGCGTAGAGCAGAGAAGCCGGGTAGGTCACTTCatgcaattcaatttaattttctaataatgTAATTTGtagcgctgtgtgtgtgtgtgtagaaatttaattttgtcatgtttgcaataaattcacacttcaaacacacacacatacacagattaatattatttcagtTTTATGCTTTTGCAATCGCAAAATTCGCCGCAAATTTGCAGAGTTCGGCGCTGCCAAGGAATATGCTCAACTATAAATACATGAATTTATGCCTATGCACCAATGGTTGtaataactgtattttttattagaaaattttttattctttttttttgtattgtcgACTTTCTGCTTCATTCCCGTTGTGCTCACCTTGTTAGACATTATTGGCTGCTGTAGACTCGTTAAATTGACACGAGGGGGACAGGTGCACGTATGTTGCACATTGCAAAAGCCTGTCGTGTTGGCACAACCAATTAGATAAAATGGCCAAAAAGCCCAAgcacatacgtacatacgtatgtacaaatCTATATACAGTTGTGTGAGTAATGGACCTTGTGTAGCTATCCTCCTTTCTCCTTTCTCCTCTCTCGCTATCTTTCTCTTTTACTGATTTGTGCTGTTTGTGGTGGCATCAAGTTGTTGTATGCCTTTTTCTGGTATTTGCTGCATTACAAACTTGATAGCACTAATTTTTGATGCAGTACACTGTTGAAGAAAAATCAACGTTCAACGAATGAACAAGTATTCTAAACTCAGATCCTTGGCTTATAGATATGAATTAAGTTTAAAGGTGCCGAGTCCATATAGCTTTTGGGAATGGCCAAAAACAATTACTTCTAGTATATAAATTGacgaagaaattaaaattaaaatttttgttcgaTAATAATTTCGGAATGCGGAAAAAAGAGACGATCttacaaactttattatttGATTGTTATTAGAATTCCTTTTGGCTTGCTTTAGGGAGTTATAAGACTAAAATCATAAGAGAGATTGTgctaaatgtttaaaaaaaaaataaggagtAAAGTCATATATGATTAAAAACTCGATTCGAACTCGTCTTTATTGACCTCTAGTAAAAGCGTgtgaaataaaagttttcttgaAAAGGTCaagcaattaacttataaaaataGTGATTTTATACCATCGTCCTCCATGAATCATAAATTAATCCATATCAACGCTGTGAGCTTTAATAAGCTTTACAAGCTTTCATTCGAGCTTTCGACTTAACTTTGGTTAAAAAGCTTTACAGCATTTTAAGGTTAACGATTGTTTCGAGTAATGAAAGTAAACCTGATCCTGATAGTATTGATCAGACGTTAACGAAACTTTCAGACTTCGGTTGTTAATTGAGAATTACAGGGCATTACTGAAATTCCAATAAACCTAATGATAATCCGCTTCAGTTGACTTCGTTAATTGGGAACTCtctatgaatttaattttcatattttttcataattcattCTCAttgtattttcatgaaatttagttatttctttttacaattaaatatatcctatgtatatatattgagatttatataaaaaaattaatttccaaaattCTCAATGACAGCCGATAGTGATTCATAAGACAAAATTGGTGGTAAATGAAACCCGCCTGAAGACAAAATCAAGGCTCATCCTTTGTCTGTTTGAGGTCACTAATTAGTATTTAGACAGTTATACACCCCGTCTGGCTTGCATAAAAACCTCGCAGAGATCGTCTGAATCATCCCACTGCTCCGATTCTATGAATTTTTGCATTGCGCTAAGAATTACGACTCCAGATAAGTTTATGACAATCATTTCGTCGTACTatagtttttgaaaaagaaatttgttCAGAATGAAGCATACTTTTTAGGGCAGACAAATTTGTATAACCAAGAGTAGGTAGGTTCCAAAGTTTCAAGGCTTTTCAAAGGTTTTCTGAACCTCAGCTAGGCAGCAAATTTGGGAGATAAAATTTTCAaggtaaaatataatatatatatatttggcgtaggaaccgctttaagcgattatagcttATATaggtaaaatataataaaagtatcAAAAATATCGAACTAAGtagtaaatattgttgttgttgttgttgtaaattattgaaatattcgacagatcaaatatattttcttaatatccGTGAATCTTTGAAGCCTACTTTTTTGACACACTGTATGCTAGTATACGAAGTTCACATTGCTAGTAGTAGACTCGCATTGTGCACAATTCAATCCCTTaagtgcagcagcagcatcagcgACGTACCAATCTTGTCGACTGCATTTGCTGCTGCTACATTAAGAATGTCTAACAATCCAACGAGCTGTGGTGCTATTGATTCAGGCACTTtgccaaaaatgtataaatttcgtaaaaaaacGGCAGCAGTGCGATTGCACTTAATTTACTCTGCACACagccatacatacaaacacataagcTTCACATGCTGCCTCCTGTGCCTGCTGCAACATACAAgtccaccaacaacagcaacacgaaTGGCTAACAAGCACAAATAAAGCAAAGCAGCGAGGAGCAAAGGACAAGGCAGCAAAACGCCGGCTCTCTACTCTACAATATTTAACAGCTTCAAAATTGCGGCAAAAATTCGGCAGAAATGTTGTCAGGcacaatataataaatgaaCACACCAACCCATACagtcatttgtatttgtatgagtTTATGTGTTTGTGTCGCATATGTGGCGCTGTCTTTGGCACGGAGCACGAGCACGCGTCCATGCGCAACGGCAGTCAAACATTTCCTTTTccttgcttttgcttttttgtatGTAGCTGGAACCAAGTTAGGCCATAAAGGCGGTCAGGTGCTGCAAATATTtacagcttttattttattttcatttccttactcgtaaaagtgaagtgaaattcATAAAACGCTGTTGGCTGCATTGAAgggaaaaattaaagaaagcacAGATTTTATTATTAGTCCCAGCAGCTAGTCGCATTTGGGTGTGTATAATTAAAGGAGACAAATATCTCGGTGGGGATGAAGACTACATACACATTAAGGTGGTTCTAAATTATAATAAGAGAAAATTGCAATAGATTTCCTGTGCCACTTCTCACTCCggcattatacattttttataaaataattccgAGATAAAGTCGATCCTGATTAGAGACGGTTAGGGTGTGTTGGTAGAAGGTCAAAGTTCTGATTGGCTTAATCATCTGCAATAGgcttcaaaatttatatatcataTCTTGTATTATATTTGTATCGAGTTTCGGTGAAGAgttgatataattatataattctattaggtctacaactttgcttccgccgtttttttttgtataaaaacgtttacaaatgtcgatgagcctcagccgcacttttcttggaattaaaaaagaaaagcaaaatttcccgcaagtgccgagaattcggctcaaaaagtgacattttctaTTGACAAttagtttgggatgcaaacagatctctaaaaatattttgttgggttaatgttgacacaaatgtccaagatcaatatagaacgatttaatcgaccagtgcttgaccctagaggcatctattggaaaacgacggAAGCTAAGTTGTGGACCTAATAATTTTTTGAGTCTCCGGAACGATATCCACATGTCTTTATCGCCTATAATCGGtatcaaatttataaattttcgattAACTGGTCAGGAATGGAACAACATTGTCTCTGGTTTTATGAACCACCTTACATTTAGCacatatataagatataagaataTTATTGAGTGAGTGAATAATATTCCTATATCTTCTATATGTTATTAATTAAAGCTATGTTCCGTTTAAAGTGTAAGTTGTCACAAATAATAGTTAGTTGTAAGTTGTCACAAATAATTTAGAGTGTAGTTTTTGATAGAATAtctttaaaaatagcaaattgaATGTCCCAAGATAAGATAGGTGGCttgcattaaattatatataaactatgttgttgttaataaattaaattaattatctgCGTAAGCACTTATACTGTTCAATAGATTGACGTTTGAGATCTCTTTTAATCTATAACAGTTATCAATTTTAATTGAAGTGTCTCAGAAAAAATCGACAGggtttatcaaaaatgttgctatGAAAGAAGtctacatataccatatataagaaaataaaagagaaaatt
This genomic interval carries:
- the LOC105213841 gene encoding serine protease persephone-like, with amino-acid sequence MARIMYDNPESRCSGSLIDKRFVLTSARCVDGNMAKAIKVVLGVTDFNDPTQRTRQDINIKKIHLHPNYDVSRIYNDIAVIELDGDAVFNQNVYPTCLHTDQTELRNGADLVEIGWGLTEFKTQSERLLAANLHYTPFQSCNNTYANLNDNRLNRGIVDTQLCAYSPGSNACAANSGGPLHIVQDKSTYNYRLAVLLFTTTL